In Elephas maximus indicus isolate mEleMax1 chromosome 4, mEleMax1 primary haplotype, whole genome shotgun sequence, a genomic segment contains:
- the LOC126075620 gene encoding olfactory receptor 6C2-like: protein MKNNTAFILLGLTNDPQLKVVIFILLFLTYMLSVTGKLTIIFLTFISSHLKTAMYFFLQNLSFLEISFISACIPRYLYNISMDDRTITYKSCIIQTFFTDLFGVTEFFLLATMSYDRYVAICKPLHYVTIMNNKVCRRLILYCWTAGLLIILPPLSLGLNLEFCDSNVIGHFACDAFPLLKISCSETWLVEHVVMVCAVLTFITTLVCVVLSYACIINTILQFPSAQQRKKAFSTCSSHMIVVSITYGSCIFIYIKPLAKNSMAINKGVMVLLTSIVPMLNPFIYTLRNKQVKEAFNDSIKRIALFLKK, encoded by the coding sequence ATGAAAAACAACACAGCATTTATCCTGCTGGGACTGACCAATGACCCACAACTGAAGGTTGTGATTTTCATCCTTCTATTTCTCACCTACATGTTGAGTGTAACTGGGAAACTAACAATCATTTTCCTCACCTTCATCAGTTCTCACCTTAAAActgccatgtactttttcctacaAAATCTCTCCTTCTTAGAAATCTCATTTATATCTGCTTGTATTCCCAGATACCTCTATAACATATCGATGGATGACAGGACAATCACATACAAGAGTTGTATCATTCAAACTTTTTTTACTGACCTCTTTGGTGTAACAGAATTTTTTCTCCTGGCCACCATGTCCTATGACCGATATGTAGCCATCTGCAAACCCTTACATTACGTGACCATCATGAACAACAAGGTCTGTAGAAGACTCATCTTGTATTGCTGGACAGCTGGCTTGTTGATCATACTCCCACCACTTAGCCTGGGCCTAAATCTGGAATTCTGTGACTCTAATGTCATTGGCCATTTTGCCTGTGATGCATTCCCTCTCCTAAAGATCTCATGCTCAGAAACATGGCTCGTAGAGCACGTGGTCATGGTTTGTGCTGTGttgacctttatcaccacccttgtATGTGTTGTTCTGTCCTATGCATGCATCATCAATACCATTCTTCAATTCCCTTCTgcccagcaaaggaaaaaggCATTTTCTACCTGCTCTTCCCACATGATTGTGGTTTCCATCACCTATGGCAGCTGCATCTTCATCTACATCAAACCCTTAGCAAAGAATTCAATGGCCATTAATAAGGGTGTGATGGTGCTCCTGACTTCCATTgtccccatgctgaaccccttcattTACACCCTGAGGAACAAGCAAGTCAAAGAAGCCTTCAATGACTCAATCAAAAGGATTGCATTGTTCTTAAAGAAGTAA